A section of the Triticum dicoccoides isolate Atlit2015 ecotype Zavitan chromosome 7A, WEW_v2.0, whole genome shotgun sequence genome encodes:
- the LOC119329134 gene encoding uncharacterized protein LOC119329134 yields MATATTYTLRLTPPPPPPRHHAPLLPQLRRRAAAKVSASWVPAGGGNSDDGLGGWWLPEQPAEKGRSGFGKAIVVGLGASAAIALAGITWRSPSSRKCLQQLIGAPLHYVQEKLSVADSTEIPEDDASVRELGTIDVSRVNVDERNATSPDDSSQNHIPAGGVRISFTVPVDPMHEEALSILKKLQIIENDASSGDFCTRREFARWFVKLCSKLERKRIHRIIPNLITSGSVESAFDDVNFDDPDFLYIQSLGESGIVPSKLSSFFGTSANGSQSANRNSNFLPESYLSRFDLVNWKLLVEYPFASELDQKMLSKNVHTLDLSAWPDVTASVFVDLFGGDHSIVSKVFGNTRRLQHHKPVTKAQAAAALTSGRMEEVVRDELNRLEAENQSRLSAMSEMMEELINRGDIKQYWEDKMKKEQDRGFEVEKHLQDVLHELANERTDQEKEIADLLKEKSALERQNQELVCLRSEVDGMYDRLATESLEVMADEENLEKLSSDMSSKHQAVTEAKSYLEAEKEALTMLRSWVEQEAARVHEHAEVLERAVRRWRVPAD; encoded by the exons ATGGCCACCGCCACGACCTACACGCTCCGCCTcaccccgcccccgccgccgccgcggcaccACGCTCCTCTCCTTCCGCAGCTCCGCCGCCGCGCGGCCGCGAAGGTGTCTGCTAGCTGGGTGCCAGCCGGCGGCGGCAACTCGGACGACGGGCTTGGCGGCTGGTGGCTCCCCGAGCAGCCGGCGGAAAAGGGGAGGTCAG GGTTCGGGAAAGCTATTGTGGTCGGATTGGGTGCGTCCGCAGCGATCGCTTTGGCTGGGATCACTTGGCGCTCTCCATCCTCGAGGAAGT GTTTACAGCAACTTATCGGTGCCCCATTGCATTATGTTCAAGAGAAGCTTTCAGTGGCGGACTCGACAGAAATTCCTGAAGATGATGCAAGCGTTAGAGAGCTGGGTACAATTGATGTTTCGAGGGTAAATGTTGATGAGAGGAATGCCACATCACCTGATGATTCAAGCCAAAACCACATACCAGCTGGTGGTGTCCGTATTTCTTTTACAGTCCCTGTAGATCCCATGCATGAGGAAGCTTTGTCCATATTGAAGAAGCTACAG ATAATTGAGAATGATGCTAGCTCCGGTGACTTCTGTACTAGGAGGGAATTTGCAAGATGGTTTGTTAAATTATGCTCAAAATTAGAGAG GAAAAGGATACACAGGATCATACCGAATCTAATAACTTCTGGTTCAGTCGAAAGTGCGTTTGATGATGTAAATTTTGATGACCCGGATTTCTTGTATATTCAGT CTTTAGGAGAATCTGGCATTGTGCCTAGCAAGCTATCAAGCTTCTTTGGAACATCGGCAAATGGCTCTCAAAGTGCCAACAGAAATTCCAACTTCCTACCTGAAAG TTATCTGTCACGTTTTGATCTTGTTAACTGGAAACTACTAGTGGAGTATCCATTTGCATCAGAACTAGACCAAAAG ATGCTGAGTAAAAATGTTCATACGTTGGATTTGAGCGCTTGGCCAGATGTAACAGCGTCCGTATTTGTGGACTTGTTTGGCGGTGACCACAGCATCGTCAGCAAAGTTTTTG GAAACACCAGGCGCCTTCAACATCATAAGCCTGTAACAAAAGCACAAGCGGCTGCTGCACTGACCAGTGGTAGAATGGAAGAAGTAGTACGCGATGAACTAAATAGACTTGAAGCAGAAAATCAGTCCCGGCTTTCTGCTATGAGTGAAATGATGGAAGAGTTAATTAATAGAGGGGATATAAAACAATATTGGGAAGACAAGATGAAAAAGGAGCAAGACCGTGGGTTTGAAGTTGAGAagcatcttcaagatgttttgcatgAGCTTGCAAATGAGAGGACGGATCAAGAAAAGGAAATTGCAGACTTGCTAAAAGAAAAATCAGCTCTAGAGCGTCAGAATCAGGAACTCGTATGTTTAAGGTCAGAAGTTGATGGCATGTATGATAGACTGGCCACCGAGAGTCTAGAGGTCATGGCTGATGAAGAAAATCTGGAAAAGTTGTCCTCTGACATGAGCAGCAAGCATCAAGCTGTCACTGAAGCTAAATCGTATCTTGAAGCTGAGAAGGAAGCTCTTACTATGCTAAG ATCCTGGGTGGAGCAGGAAGCAGCGCGCGTGCATGAACATGCTGAGGTACTTGAGAGGGCGGTGAGAAGATGGCGAGTCCCAGCTGACTGA